A DNA window from Mauremys reevesii isolate NIE-2019 linkage group 17, ASM1616193v1, whole genome shotgun sequence contains the following coding sequences:
- the LOC120384972 gene encoding maestro heat-like repeat-containing protein family member 6 → MEWTQDKNPIVRRLSLRGLGSIVLQPEKVHSLRAQLPAIMDMFCDTDRGRVMGAMHQAADIIYLLDGEGLGSISQDIAVSLRPFIDDERDSVRSVAILLLGNVVSSVKDPDKPIVQQKMIHCLPAPAAP, encoded by the exons ATGGAATGGACCCAAGATAAAAACCCCATTGTACGTCGGCTCAGTCTGCGAGGCCTTGGCAGTATTGTGCTCCAGCCAGAAAAG GTGCACTCGTTACGGGCCCAGCTGCCAGCGATCATGGACATGTTCTGTGACACGGATAGAGGGCGTGTCATGGGAGCCATGCATCAAGCTGCAGACATCATCTAcctcctggatggggaggggcttggctccATCTCCCAGGACATTGCAGTCAGCCTTCGCCCCTTCATTGATGAC GAGAGGGACAGCGTGCGCTCCGTTGCCATTTTACTGCTTGGCAACGTGGTGAGCAGCGTGAAGGACCCGGACAAACCCATCGTGCAGCAGAAGATGATCCACTGCTTGCCCGCTCCTGCTGCACCTTGA